The Erinaceus europaeus chromosome 16, mEriEur2.1, whole genome shotgun sequence genome includes a window with the following:
- the EID1 gene encoding EP300-interacting inhibitor of differentiation 1, whose translation MSEMNVLCELYEECNDLQMDVMPGDSDLPQMEVGGGGSREPSLNRSRHGALLLLEEEGPMEEEAAAAAAAAQPMAEPRGGRARPCPAEHLGLLASAEFDSEDDGEEFDDWEDDYDYPEEEPLSGAGYRVSAALEEANKMFLRTSRAREAALDGGFQMHYEKTPFDQLAFIEELFSLMVVNRLTEELGCDEIIDRE comes from the coding sequence ATGTCGGAGATGAACGTGCTGTGCGAGCTCTACGAAGAATGCAATGACCTGCAGATGGATGTGATGCCGGGGGACAGCGACCTGCCGCAGATGGAGGTAGGCGGCGGCGGGAGTCGGGAGCCATCCCTGAACCGCTCTCGCCACGGGGCCCTGCTGCTGCTGGAGGAGGAAGGCCCGatggaggaggaggcggcggcggcggcggcggcggcccagCCCATGGCGGAGCCCCGAGGGGGACGAGCCCGGCCCTGCCCTGCGGAGCATCTCGGCCTGCTCGCCAGCGCTGAATTCGACAGCGAGGACGACGGCGAGGAATTTGATGACTGGGAGGACGACTACGATTATCCCGAAGAGGAGCCGCTGAGCGGTGCGGGCTACAGAGTATCTGCCGCCCTGGAAGAAGCCAACAAGATGTTTCTGAGAACATCCAGAGCCCGAGAAGCGGCTCTGGATGGCGGCTTCCAAATGCATTATGAGAAAACCCCCTTCGATCAGTTAGCTTTCATCGAAGAGCTTTTTTCACTGATGGTTGTCAATCGCCTGACCGAAGAACTCGGCTGTGATGAGATCATTGACAGAGAGTAA